The stretch of DNA CAGTCGGTTACATATTGACGCATGAATGCGGTAAGCTGCGCGGGGGCGTAAGAGGGCGTAAGCACAAGATGCACGGCAAGGTCGCGTGCGGTGCCAAGCCCCAGCTTGTCCGCTATGGTTGAAAATGTGTCGTTTCTGCCGAGGCCCGGCAGATCTATGAGCACTTTGTCATAGTCGCGGGTTTCGCGCAGCATGTTGGCAAAACTGACGGGGTCGCCCGCTTCAAGATAGGTTATGTCGGAAAGTTCCGCGTAGTGCTTGAGCAGCAGGCGGCCGTTGCCCCGTTCGCAGTCGGCGTTGACAATGCAGATGCGTATGTCGGGGCGGCGGCTGCGCAGGCTGATGGCCATGCGGATGAGGGTGCTTGTCTTGCCGGCACCGAAGGGGCCAGTCAGGGCGTGGCAGTGCTGGGGCCATTCTTCTTCACCCCACGGCTGCAGCGGCACTATTTCGGAAAGCGGCACCAGCACGGAAAGGTTGGGGCTCTTGTGCAGCCTGCGGAAGAGTGAGAGCAGCACGACATTGTCCACGCCCTCGCGTTCGAGATATTCAAGCGCCACGCGCTGGCGCGGGGCAAGTTCATCCAGCTGAATGCCCGGCTTCATGAGCGCGAGCAGATGTTCGCGGATTTCACTCCACTCACGGTGCCATTCGTTCCAGCCGGTAGGGGTGCCGCTGCCGTTTCCGTTGCCATTCCCGTTTCCGTTGCCGGAACTCATTTTTTTGACAGACGTTGCGGAGCGCTCCAGACCGGCAGTCATTTCGCACCAGGGGCCGCCGTCATCGGCTCCTTCGTGCTTGGAGAGAATAACCGCTTCAAGCCCCATCTCCTGCTTGATGCGGGCAAGGACGGTTTTGGCGTCCGGGCCTGTAAAAGTCTTGACCTGCATTACTTCAATCCTACGCTGCCCACTGAAGTGAGCCTGATGTCAGAGGGAATTTCCGCCTGCGAGATGACCGGCACCGTAGGCAGGAAGCGGATGAGCAGCTGCGCAAGATGCGGGCGGGACACCGGAGAGGTCAGCAGAACGGGCTGACCGTCCGTTCCCACGGCATTTTCCACGCTCTGGTTGACGGCCTGGATGAGGCGCTGGGCCGTTGCCGGATCAAGCGCCAGATACGAGCCGCCATCGGAACGACGGATGGCCTCTTGTACGGTTTTTTCCACAGAGGGGTCCAGCGTAATGATGGGCAGAACGCTGCTGCTGTCCATGTAAGGCTTCACGATGGTGCGTGACAGGCGTTCGCGCACATATTCCGTGAGCACGTCGGGGTCCTTCACGCCGGGGCCGAAGTCGGCCAGCGTTTCCACGATGGAGAGCAGGTCGCGGATGGACACGTTTTCCCGCACCAGATTCTGCAGCACCTTCTGCACCACGCCAAGGGAGAGAATGCCGGGAACCAGCTCTTCCACAACCTTGGGGGCATGCTTGGCAAGGTTGTCGAGCAGGCTCTGCACTTCCTGCCTGCCGAGGAAGTCGGACAGGTGGCGCTTGAACACTTCCGTAAGATGGGTGGCAATGACCGTTGAGGGGTCCACCACGGTGTAGCCTGCGAGCATGGCTTCTTCCTTCTGGCTCTGCGGAATCCACAGGGCGGGCAGGTTGAAGGCGGGTTCGCGGGTTTCTATGCCCTTGATGTGATGCTTTGCATCGCCCGGGTCCATGGCAAGGTAGTGGTCTATGAGAATTTCCGCTCCGGCCACGGTGTTGCCCTTTACCAGCACGGAATACTGGCCTGGCTTGAGCTGCAGGTTGTCGCGCAGGTGCAGCGAGGGAACCACCACGCCCACATCCAGAGCGAACTGCCTGCGGATGGAGCGGATGCGGGAGAGCAGGTTGCCGTCCTGTTCTTCGTCCACCAGCGGGATGAGGCCGTAGCCCACTTCCAGTTCCAGTGCGTCCAGCGGCAGCAGGGCCTGCACTTCTTCGGGAGTGTCGAGGCTCTGGGAATCTGCCTTGCCGCTCTTGCCGCCCTTTGCGCCCTTCTGCGCTCCGGCACGGTCCACAATGCCGTTGTTGGAATCGCTGACCAGTTTGGCGATGAAGAACAGACCGCAGGAAAAGAGCATGAAGGGCAGGAAGGGCATGCCCGGCACCAGCGCGAAGACGATAAGCACGAAGGCTACCAGCTTCAGGGCGCGGGAGTTGAAGGTCAGCTGGCCGATGAATTCTTCGCCCATCTTTGCTTCTGCCGCAGCACGGGAAACAATGATACCTGCCGAGGTGGAGATGATGAGTGAGGGAATGGTGGCAACCAGACCGTCACCGATGGTGAGCAGGGTGTAGGTGGTGAGCGCGTCCTGCCAGGGCATGTCCTTCTGGACTATGCCGATGAGGATGCCGCCGATGATGTTCACCATGGTGATGAGCAGACCGGCGGTCACGTCACCCTGAACGAACTTGCCCGCACCGTCCATGGCGCCGTAGAAGTCTGCCTCGCGGCGGATGATGTCTCGTTTTTCGTTGGCGGTTTCTTCGTCGATGAGACCGGCGTTCAGGTCGGCTTCAATGGCCATCTGCTTGCCGGGCATGGCATCAAGGGTGAATCGGGCTGCCACTTCCGCGATACGCGTGGTACCCGCCGTGATAACCATCTTGTTGAGAATGAACAGAATCCAGAAAATAACTGCGCCGACGACGTAGTTCCCGCCGACGACGAATTCACCGAAGGATTGAATGACCGAACCGGCGGCGTTTGTGCCCTCGTCGCCATGCAGCAGAATGAGTCGGGTGGAGGCGACGTTAAGGGCAAGGCGGAGCAGCGTGCTCACCAGCAGCAGGGACGGGAAGATGGAAAATTCCAGCGGGGAGAGCATGAACATGGACGTCACCAGAATGATGAGCGCCAGCGAAATGCTCAGGCTGAGCATGATATCCAGAAAGAAGGTGGGCAGCGGCACCAGCATGACGAAGAGGATGGTGACCACGCCGCCCGCCAGCAGAATGTCACCATGTTTGGAAAATCGTTCGTAGTTGATTTTCGGTGCTGTTATTTCTGCTTTTGCCATTTTTCCGACACCTTTGATGGATAGCGAGTGTGTTTCGTAAGAAGCCGGTGTTTGTCCTAACCTCTTCTACTTCCTTTGAATTTGTGCAGGCTTGCGAGTATGGATGCCACAGCCTTGTACAGATCCTCGGGAATCATGTCCCCTACTTCCACCGACTTATACAAGGCACGTGCCAGAGGGACGTTTTCCCGCAGGGGAATGCCGTTTTCGCGGGCAATTTCCTTGATCTTCTCGGCGAGGTGGTCGGCACCCTTGGCCAGCACGCGGGGGGCCGGTGCCTCCAGCGCATCGTAGCGGATGGCAACGGCGATATGGGTGGGGTTGGTGATAACCACGTCGGCCTTGGGTACGTCCTGCATCATGCGGCGCATCATCACCTGCAGCATCTTCTTGCGCTGTTCGGCCTTCACCTTGGGGTCGCCTTCGGCCTGCTTGCGTTCGTCCTTGACTTCGTCCTTGGTCATCTTGAGGTTTTCTTCATAGTCCCAGCGGGTGAACCAAAGGTCGCCGATGGCAATCAGGATCATGGGTACCAGCGCATACAGCACCATGCGGTGGCTGGTTTCCAGCATGTAGACGCTGAGTCCGGCTGCATCCATGTAATAGAGCGGCAGAAAGTTGTGCATTTCGGCCTTGAGCACCAGATAGGGGGCAAAGCCGATGGCCACGGCCTGCAGCAGGCTTTTACCGAGCCTGAGCAGGGTCTGCGGCGAAATGAACATGCGTTTGAGGCCCGCTATGATGTTGAACTGCATGCCCTTGAACTTGAATACTTGTGTTGTCCACAGCTTGCCGACCTGCAGGCGCATGTTGAGATAGGCCAGAAACCCGATGAAGATGAGAAGCGGCAGCAGCATCTTGGCCAGCTCGATGGATAACCACTGCATGAGGTCGTAGATGCTTTCGGGAGTGACGGAAAAGGTCATGCTTTCACGCAGGAAACGGACCATGATCTTGTGCAGGCTGTCATAGATGACGCCGATCCATGCGTAGAGCCCATACATGCCCGCGACAACGGAAACGACCTTGCCGAGCTCCTGCGATTTCGGAACATTGCCTTTGTTTCTGGCTTTTTTGCGATGCTTGTTTGTCGCTCGCTCTGTTCTGCTTGGGTCCTTCTGTGGCATGCCGGAATCTCCTTATTTGGGAAGCGGAGACATGGCGTCAATGAGATGGCTGAACAGGGGCCCGATCTCAATGATGAAGTCGCCGATGCGCCGGGACATGATGGTGAAGAGAAGGCCCATGAAGAAGAAGCCTACACCGATCTTCAGGGGAAAACCGAGCTGCAGAAGGTTCATCTGCGGTGCGGCACGGCCCATGAGGGCGAGTGCCAGCTCCACGAGAAAGAGGGCAGCCATGACCGGGGCGGCTATTTTGACTGCCAGTGTGAACATGATGCCGGAAAGGTCCAGAATCTGGTGCACGATGGCCGGGCCGATGACCAGCTGGCCGGGAGGAATGGCCTCGAAGGTCTGGGCAAGCGCCCTGAGCATGTGCAGGTGGCCGTTCAGCGTCATGAAGGTGAGCAGCGAGACCAGGTAGAGAAAGTGCGAGGTGATGGAAACCGTGGTGCCGGTCAGCGGGTCGGCCACGTTGATCATGGTGAAGCCCATCTGGAAGCCGAGAATCTGGCCGCCGGTCTGGATGCCTGCAAAGATGAAGTCCACTGCAAGGGCCAGCACCAGTCCGAGAACGGCTTCGGAAGCCATTATCCGGATAAGGTCGAAGGGGTGTTCGGGCATGGCCTGCCCCTTGATTGCAAGTGCCGGGAAAAGAGCCAGCGTCAGCACAATGCAGAGCGCCGCCTTTACCGACTTCGGGGCGCTCTCTCCACCGAATACGGGGAGCATGAACACCACAAGGCTGAGGCGCATGAATGTCAGCAGGAAGCTGAAAAATTCGGTGGTATTGAAGTTGAACAGGTCCATGCCGTCTGATTTGCAAAGGGCGAGCCACTCACGCGTTGCAGATGCGCGCCAAGGATTTTCAGGGGTTGAAAGGCAACCGGCCGCGTTTTCGTCCATGCATGAGTCATGCTTTTGGCGGTGATCCGTTTATGCGGTTGCCAGCTCCTGAGATTGCCAGTTCCTGCGCTTGCGCTCGCTACAATGCCGGAAGCGTGGTACAGAGAGTACAGGGAAGGCTGCGTCCATGGCTGGCATGCCGCCATGGGCGGGCGGGCTTGCCATCGGTCCTGTATTCTGGCAAGCCACGGGGACCATTGAACTGTGCATATATGGAGGACGCATGGACCTTTTGCCCATTAAACGAGCATTGCTCAGCGTGACCGACAAGTCCGGGCTGGTGGAGTTTGCCACCTTCCTGCACGAGAACGGCGTTGAGCTGGTATCTACCGGCGGCACGGCACGCATGCTTACCGAGGCGGGGCTGAAGGTCACGCCCGTGAGCAAGGTTACCGGTTTTCCGGAAATCCTTGGCGGACGCGTCAAGACGCTGCACCCGCATATTCATGCGGGCATCCTTGCCGACAAGGATAACCCCGAGCATCTTTCCACGCTGAAGGAACTGGGCATTGCCGCCTTTGATCTCATCGTGGTGAACCTGTACAACTTTGCAGAGGCCGCCCGTAAGGGACTGGATCTCAGAGCCGCCATCGAGGAAATTGATATCGGTGGTCCCTGCATGCTGCGCGCAACCGCCAAGAACTTCCACAGCATGCTGGTGCTGCCCGATCCGGCAGACTACGCTGAGGTTTCTGCGGAACTGAAGGCCAACGAAATGCGTGTGGGGCTGGAATTCCGCCGCCGCATGGCTGCCAAGACCTTTGAGCGCACCTCGAACTACGACCGCATGATTACCGACTACCTGTCTTCCAAGACAGCGTAGCCCGCGCACCGGCAACACCGGTACGTGCCATGTGTCTGACGTAACCGCCTCCGCAGGCCGGGCATGACCCGCCTGCGGGGCGTTCGCGTATTCGGGAGCCGCAACGGCGGTTCCCTGTTTCACAACCCGTTCCAGAAGGAGCACGCCATAGCTTCCGTTCTCGGCAACACTCAGGGGCTCAAGCCCAGTCAACTCAAGGCGCTGCAGCGGCTCTATACCCGCAGATACCCCTCGCAGGGGGGCTACACGCTTGAGCAGGGGCGCGAACTTGCCGCGCTTTCCGCCAGCATTGCCCGCCAGATAGGTCTGCTTATCGACCGTCAGGGGCGGCCGCAGCTGGTCATCGTGGGCGACACCGGTGCCATCTACATTCCCGAACTGCCCCGCGCCCGTCTGGGCAGCGGGCGTCTGCGCGGTCTGCGCCTCATGCATACCCACCTCACGGATACGCCGCTGTCGCAGGAAGACCTGATGGACATGCTCTTTCTGCGGCTCGATTCAGTGAGTGTGCTCACGCTGGACGAGTTTGGCTCTCCGGCGCGGTTTCAGTTTGCGCATCTGCTGCCCACCCGGCAGGAAGAGGACGATGACACCGGGGCAGAAGAAGTCGTTTCCGTCAGCCGCCGCGCGCCGCGCAGGGGAGAAGTGTTGCCCGACGGGCCCAAGCCCTACACCCTGCACGACTTGGAGCCGTGGGACAGGGTTGAGGTGGACTTCAATGTCCAGACCGAGGCGCTGGAAGATGAAATGGCGCGCGCTCTCACCGATGCCCGCGTGGCCGACGGCGATGGAGAACG from Desulfovibrio subterraneus encodes:
- a CDS encoding flagellar biosynthesis protein FlhF, whose translation is MQVKTFTGPDAKTVLARIKQEMGLEAVILSKHEGADDGGPWCEMTAGLERSATSVKKMSSGNGNGNGNGNGSGTPTGWNEWHREWSEIREHLLALMKPGIQLDELAPRQRVALEYLEREGVDNVVLLSLFRRLHKSPNLSVLVPLSEIVPLQPWGEEEWPQHCHALTGPFGAGKTSTLIRMAISLRSRRPDIRICIVNADCERGNGRLLLKHYAELSDITYLEAGDPVSFANMLRETRDYDKVLIDLPGLGRNDTFSTIADKLGLGTARDLAVHLVLTPSYAPAQLTAFMRQYVTDCPGSIIWTKLDEACTFGALVSLAASSGLPVSALSFGPGLKNTLIAARDVTIWRLLFKHQLPCDADPRNGM
- the flhA gene encoding flagellar biosynthesis protein FlhA — translated: MAKAEITAPKINYERFSKHGDILLAGGVVTILFVMLVPLPTFFLDIMLSLSISLALIILVTSMFMLSPLEFSIFPSLLLVSTLLRLALNVASTRLILLHGDEGTNAAGSVIQSFGEFVVGGNYVVGAVIFWILFILNKMVITAGTTRIAEVAARFTLDAMPGKQMAIEADLNAGLIDEETANEKRDIIRREADFYGAMDGAGKFVQGDVTAGLLITMVNIIGGILIGIVQKDMPWQDALTTYTLLTIGDGLVATIPSLIISTSAGIIVSRAAAEAKMGEEFIGQLTFNSRALKLVAFVLIVFALVPGMPFLPFMLFSCGLFFIAKLVSDSNNGIVDRAGAQKGAKGGKSGKADSQSLDTPEEVQALLPLDALELEVGYGLIPLVDEEQDGNLLSRIRSIRRQFALDVGVVVPSLHLRDNLQLKPGQYSVLVKGNTVAGAEILIDHYLAMDPGDAKHHIKGIETREPAFNLPALWIPQSQKEEAMLAGYTVVDPSTVIATHLTEVFKRHLSDFLGRQEVQSLLDNLAKHAPKVVEELVPGILSLGVVQKVLQNLVRENVSIRDLLSIVETLADFGPGVKDPDVLTEYVRERLSRTIVKPYMDSSSVLPIITLDPSVEKTVQEAIRRSDGGSYLALDPATAQRLIQAVNQSVENAVGTDGQPVLLTSPVSRPHLAQLLIRFLPTVPVISQAEIPSDIRLTSVGSVGLK
- the flhB gene encoding flagellar biosynthesis protein FlhB, whose protein sequence is MPQKDPSRTERATNKHRKKARNKGNVPKSQELGKVVSVVAGMYGLYAWIGVIYDSLHKIMVRFLRESMTFSVTPESIYDLMQWLSIELAKMLLPLLIFIGFLAYLNMRLQVGKLWTTQVFKFKGMQFNIIAGLKRMFISPQTLLRLGKSLLQAVAIGFAPYLVLKAEMHNFLPLYYMDAAGLSVYMLETSHRMVLYALVPMILIAIGDLWFTRWDYEENLKMTKDEVKDERKQAEGDPKVKAEQRKKMLQVMMRRMMQDVPKADVVITNPTHIAVAIRYDALEAPAPRVLAKGADHLAEKIKEIARENGIPLRENVPLARALYKSVEVGDMIPEDLYKAVASILASLHKFKGSRRG
- the fliR gene encoding flagellar biosynthetic protein FliR — protein: MDLFNFNTTEFFSFLLTFMRLSLVVFMLPVFGGESAPKSVKAALCIVLTLALFPALAIKGQAMPEHPFDLIRIMASEAVLGLVLALAVDFIFAGIQTGGQILGFQMGFTMINVADPLTGTTVSITSHFLYLVSLLTFMTLNGHLHMLRALAQTFEAIPPGQLVIGPAIVHQILDLSGIMFTLAVKIAAPVMAALFLVELALALMGRAAPQMNLLQLGFPLKIGVGFFFMGLLFTIMSRRIGDFIIEIGPLFSHLIDAMSPLPK
- a CDS encoding IMP cyclohydrolase, yielding MDLLPIKRALLSVTDKSGLVEFATFLHENGVELVSTGGTARMLTEAGLKVTPVSKVTGFPEILGGRVKTLHPHIHAGILADKDNPEHLSTLKELGIAAFDLIVVNLYNFAEAARKGLDLRAAIEEIDIGGPCMLRATAKNFHSMLVLPDPADYAEVSAELKANEMRVGLEFRRRMAAKTFERTSNYDRMITDYLSSKTA